A genomic segment from Pirellulales bacterium encodes:
- a CDS encoding MBL fold metallo-hydrolase, whose protein sequence is MHSDKFQLATVVSRPFDENTYIAWLKGRHDCLIVDPGFEPDSVFDVIGQNGLTPAAILNTHGHADHISGNEAMKQRWPDCPLAIGHGDAPKLTDAALNLSARYCLPLTSPPADIELREGKQFEAAGFVLDVYEIPGHSIGHVVLVWKASKPMYVFGGDVLFAGSVGRTDFPDGSFAELAGGIHRKLFTQPDDAVVLSGHGPPTTIGQEKETNPFVGRPAGWQPG, encoded by the coding sequence ATGCATTCCGATAAGTTTCAACTCGCGACCGTGGTCTCCAGGCCCTTTGACGAGAATACCTATATTGCCTGGCTGAAGGGCCGGCACGATTGCCTGATCGTCGATCCCGGATTCGAACCCGATTCGGTGTTCGACGTTATCGGGCAGAACGGGCTGACGCCGGCCGCGATTCTCAATACGCACGGGCACGCCGATCACATATCGGGCAACGAGGCCATGAAGCAGCGTTGGCCCGATTGCCCGTTGGCCATCGGCCACGGAGACGCGCCGAAGTTGACCGATGCCGCCCTCAACCTCTCGGCCAGGTATTGTCTGCCGCTGACCAGCCCGCCGGCCGACATCGAGCTGCGCGAAGGGAAGCAGTTCGAGGCGGCCGGCTTTGTGTTGGACGTTTACGAGATCCCCGGCCACTCCATCGGCCACGTGGTGTTGGTTTGGAAGGCATCTAAGCCGATGTATGTGTTCGGGGGCGACGTGCTGTTTGCGGGAAGTGTGGGTCGCACCGATTTTCCGGACGGGAGTTTCGCCGAGTTGGCCGGCGGCATCCACCGCAAGCTGTTTACGCAGCCCGACGACGCGGTCGTGCTTTCGGGCCACGGCCCCCCGACCACGATCGGCCAAGAGAAAGAGACGAACCCGTTCGTCGGCCGGCCCGCGGGCTGGCAGCCGGGTTGA